Part of the Kiritimatiellia bacterium genome, CCGCGGATCCTCATAGGAGAGAATCGTCTGGTCACAGAATCCTCGCAAGTGAGGCCAGAGCTCGCTCATCGCGACCCCAACATCCGCCGCCGCCGCCAGCGTGGTAATCTTCACTTCCGGGTGGCCAAGCAGTAGCTCCACCAGCCCTACACCGCCATATCCGCCCGCGCCGACAACTTTCGCCCGTATCATTGGCCGTTCACCTCCGCCGTCCGATCGACGGCGCAATCGCGCGCAGAGCGTAGCCGTCCACCACTTGAAAAACAACCGCCCGCGCGTAGCTTTGCGCCATAGGAGGATGACAGATGGCAACCGTTACGTTCAAAGGATCGCCGTATCGGCTCGTCGGTGAGCTTCCCGCCGTCGGGTCGGCGGCTCCGCCCTTCCGGCTGACCGCCGCCGACCTCTCCGACGTAGGGCTGGAGCACTTCGGGAGCCACGTGAAGCTCTTGAACATCGTTCCGAGCCTCGACACCCCCGTGTGCGCAACCTCCGCTCGCCATTTTCACGAGGCGTTGGGCAGGCTACCCGGGGTACTGCTGCTGAACATCTCGGCCGACCTTCCATTCGCGCAGAAACGCTTCTGTGATGCGGGGCGCCTCGACCGGATCATCACCCTTTCCACTTTCCGCTCGCCGGTGTTCGGCACCGCCTACGGCGTACAGATCGAGGAGGGACCGCTCGCCGGCCTGATGGCGCGCGCCGTGCTCGTGCTCTCTCGAGAGAACCGTGTCGTGCATGCGGAGCTGGTGCCGGAGATCACGCGCGAGCCCGACTATGACGCGGCACTGCGCGCCGCCGAGAAAGCGGCAGCCGGCTAGCGCATTCGGGATTGCCGTTGTTCAGCCCGATAGGCCGGACGAGGGCGGCCGGCGCCGCAGGACGCGGCGCGCCCACTGCCGCACACGATCCAATCGCGCCCGTCGCCACGGCGGACAGATGCGTCTTGCCCGATCACCGTCACCGCGCCGTCCCATCCGGTCGCTCTTTCGCTATCGCGAGACCGCAAGCCGTGCCTTCTGCACCGCTGCGCCATAGTCGAGGATGCCCTGCGCAATTGCGCGCGCCAACCGATCGCGGTACTCGCGGTCCGCCAATCGTTGCGCCTCGTCCCGGTTGGAGAGGAAACCGCACTCCACCAACGCCGCTGCGCAGGGTGCATCGCGCAACACCGCGAAGCGAGCATGCCGCAACCCCCGGTCCTGTGCTTGCGTCCACCGCAGCATGCGGCGCTGCAACGAAAAACCAAGGACCGCGCTGGCCGCATCGTGATGGTTGCCGGGAAGAAAGCGATACGACGGGGCCGGCGAAGGGTCGCGCGCGTTCGTCGAGGCGGCACCGGCCTTTGAGAGGATGTACGTTTCGACCCCCTGGGCATTGGCATCCGGGCCGGAATTGCAGTGGATGCTGACGAACACGTCCGGCCGCCAGAGAGCGGCCAGCCGGCTGCGTTCTTCCAGCTCGAGGAAGGTGTCCGAGTCCCGGGTCATACGGACTGTCCAGCCCTGTGGCGGAAGGTACTCGCGGACACGTCGGGCAATGTCCAGGGCTAAATCTTTTTCCAGCAGGCCACCGGCCACGGATTCCGCACCGCCGTCGCGGCCGCCGTGACCGGCATCCAACACCACCAACCCGCTGCCGCGGTGCGCAAGGTGACGGTAGGGGCGGAGAATCGGGTCGATCAGTAGTTGCGCATCGGAGGGGTGCAACACCCACCGACCGCGCATCCGGCCCACCGGATACTGCAGCCACACCTGAACATCCATCAGAGACATGCGGCGACTCGCCGACTCGAAGATCATCGAGTGGTACACGCTGGAGAGCACCAGCTGGTCGCCCACCGGCGTTGCCCGCAGGCCATAGAACTTCGCCACGTCGGCCAACCGCACGTATGTTTCGCCGCCCGCTTTCCAAAGCGGCAGGCTCTCAGGAGCGGCACTCCCCCATCCCGCCAGCGCGACACAAATGGCAGACACCACCATCACCACCGCAGGCCGGCGGCCTGGCCGGGCCGCCGCTGCAGCACTTGCCCCGATCCCATGCAACATCGCCACGCCGTTCTTGAACAACAGGGCACTCAACTACAGCAGAACGCAAAGCGGTTGCAAGTCCGCCCGCGCGTCGTTAGGCTCGCCAGAGTGGATCGGCTGAATGTTCTGGCCGCCACAAGCGGAACCGCCGGTCCGGCCACGCTTAGAGGTGATGCGATCATGCCCGAGGTGACACTCAACGAGATCCCCCGCAAGCTTCGCGAGCTTGTCGACAAGGCCTCCGCGGCGATGGAGCGCGGCAACACGGACTACGCGGTGGAGATGCTGTTGAATGTGCTCGACACCGAACCGCGCCTTCTCGAGGCGCGGAAGCTGCTCCGCAACGCGCAGATCGCCCGTTTCGTCGCCGGCGGCGGCGGAGCGGCCCGTCATGTGATCGCATCGCTCACCGGCCTTGGGGGGATGATCTCGGCATCGGCACTGGTGAAGACCAAGCCGCTAAAGGCGCTGCAGATTGCGGAGCGCCTGATGAACAAAGATCCGCTGAATCGGCCCTTCATCAAGCTATTGGCAAGCGCCGCACTGGCGGCGGACCTGCCGCAGACGGCGATCCATGCGCTGGAAGTGGCCCGCGAAGCCTACCCGAACGA contains:
- the tpx gene encoding thiol peroxidase; its protein translation is MATVTFKGSPYRLVGELPAVGSAAPPFRLTAADLSDVGLEHFGSHVKLLNIVPSLDTPVCATSARHFHEALGRLPGVLLLNISADLPFAQKRFCDAGRLDRIITLSTFRSPVFGTAYGVQIEEGPLAGLMARAVLVLSRENRVVHAELVPEITREPDYDAALRAAEKAAAG
- a CDS encoding N-acetylmuramoyl-L-alanine amidase, yielding MVVSAICVALAGWGSAAPESLPLWKAGGETYVRLADVAKFYGLRATPVGDQLVLSSVYHSMIFESASRRMSLMDVQVWLQYPVGRMRGRWVLHPSDAQLLIDPILRPYRHLAHRGSGLVVLDAGHGGRDGGAESVAGGLLEKDLALDIARRVREYLPPQGWTVRMTRDSDTFLELEERSRLAALWRPDVFVSIHCNSGPDANAQGVETYILSKAGAASTNARDPSPAPSYRFLPGNHHDAASAVLGFSLQRRMLRWTQAQDRGLRHARFAVLRDAPCAAALVECGFLSNRDEAQRLADREYRDRLARAIAQGILDYGAAVQKARLAVSR